One region of Trichoderma breve strain T069 chromosome 7 map unlocalized scaffold00007, whole genome shotgun sequence genomic DNA includes:
- a CDS encoding phosphatidylinositol-4-phosphate 5-Kinase domain-containing protein: MQGRTRRISTKIVRAIVNGENAEREQKTRSLFAQLIHHLFNFFYIWNLDLKLYRGDDFLALRHDVWHLNNGAYTRSFQPADESPSLGSSEQHATTLVPMGSLGYSGSTFFESLDGKYIVKSLDRHFEHHFFTQELLTPYLIHMREHPDSLLVRITDLLQVSHTTLGGIFGTEPTHHVVMENLLYGTGQAGDASHCETYDLKPKDYFFPERDIANGNLASQSVKNKLVDHFPGKVQISHEATEELMALLDTDTKFLADFNVLDYSLFLVRYPYTAEPAYAGPSQPAAQTKLAATPIDCWRTGVVSSDEQWVYRAVLLDFFWARHKFHARTMSGIVGVFNVWAGQGPMTITTEPFEYRKRFMKMVQKLLVGREWDE, encoded by the coding sequence ATGCAGGGCCGCACGCGCCGCATCTCCACCAAGATTGTCCGTGCCATCGTGAACGGCGAAAATGCCGAGAGGGAACAAAAGACGCGATCGTTATTTGCACAACTCATACATCACCTGttcaactttttttatatatgGAATTTGGACCTAAAACTATACCGAGGTGATGATTTTCTTGCTCTAAGACACGACGTGTGGCATTTGAACAATGGTGCATACACACGATCTTTTCAACCCGCAGACGAGAGCCCGTCACTAGGGTCTAGTGAACAGCATGCGACAACTCTGGTCCCAATGGGGAGCCTTGGATATAGTGGCTCTACGTTTTTTGAGAGTTTGGACGGTAAATACATTGTCAAGTCTCTGGACAGACACTTCGAGCATCATTTCTTCACGCAGGAACTGCTTACGCCGTATCTGATCCATATGCGGGAACATCCTGACAGTCTCCTGGTGCGCATCACTGACCTGCTGCAAGTTTCGCATACCACTCTGGGGGGCATATTCGGCACTGAACCAACACACCATGTTGTCATGGAGAACCTCCTTTATGGCACTGGGCAGGCTGGCGATGCGTCACATTGTGAAACATATGATCTGAAGCCGAAGGACTATTTTTTCCCGGAGCGTGATATTGCAAATGGCAACTTGGCGTCGCAAAGTGTGAAGAACAAGCTGGTGGATCACTTCCCAGGCAAAGTGCAAATATCGCATGAGGCTACGGAAGAGCTGATGGCTTTGTTGGATACAGACACAAAATTCCTGGCCGACTTCAATGTCTTAGATTACTCATTATTCCTTGTGCGCTATCCCTACACAGCAGAACCAGCTTATGCTGGACCTAGTCAACCGGCTGCCCAAACTAAATTGGCGGCAACACCGATTGACTGTTGGAGGACAGGCGTGGTCTCAAGTGACGAGCAATGGGTGTATCGTGCCGTCTTGCTGGACTTTTTCTGGGCTCGACATAAGTTTCACGCGAGGACCATGTCTGGCATCGTTGGGGTCTTTAACGTTTGGGCTGGGCAAGGTCCCATGACAATCACTACGGAACCGTTTGAGTACAGGAAGCGCTTCATGAAAATGGTTCAAAAACTGCTGGTGGGAAGGGAATGGGACGAATGA
- a CDS encoding cellulase (glycosyl hydrolase family 5) domain-containing protein produces the protein MNKPMSSLLLAATLLAGGSIAQQTVWGQCGGQGWSGPTSCVAGSACSTLNPYYAQCIPGATTMSTTTKPTSVSASTTRASATSSATPPPSSGLTRFAGVNIAGFDFGCGTDGTCVTSKVYPPLKNYAGTNNYPDGVGQMQHFVNDDKLTIFRLPVGWQYLVNNNLGGTLDSNNFGKYDQLVQACLSLGVYCIVDIHNYARWNGGIIGQGGPTNDQFTSLWSQLAQKYASQSKVWFGIMNEPHDVNINTWATTVQAVVTAIRNAGATSQFISLPGNDWQSAGAFISDGSAAALSQVKNPDGSTTNLIFDLHKYLDSDNSGTHADCVTNNVNDAFSPVATWLRQNNRQAILTETGGGNTQSCIQYLCQQFQYINQNSDVYLGYVGWGAGSFDSTYILTETPTGSGSSWTDTSLVSSCISRK, from the coding sequence ATGAATAAGCCTATGAGTTCATTGCTGCTTGCAGCTACTTTACTGGCTGGCGGCTCTATTGCCCAGCAAACTGTTTGGGGGCAATGCGGAGGTCAAGGATGGAGCGGCCCGACTAGTTGCGTTGCTGGATCTGCTTGTTCTACTCTCAACCCCTACTACGCTCAATGCATTCCTGGAGCCACTACCATGTCTACCACAACCAAGCCGACCTCCGTTTCAGCATCAACGACCAGGGCGAGTGCAACATCGTCCGCTACTCCGCCACCTAGCTCTGGCCTCACCAGGTTTGCTGGAGTTAATATTGCCGGATTCGATTTTGGCTGTGGGACTGATGGAACCTGCGTCACTTCGAAGGTATACCCACCGCTGAAGAACTATGCTGGCACAAACAACTACCCTGATGGCGTTGGTCAAATGCAGCACTTTGTCAACGATGACAAGTTAACCATTTTCCGCCTCCCTGTGGGATGGCAGTACCTTGTGAACAATAACTTGGGTGGAACTCTGGATTCAAACAACTTTGGTAAATACGACCAGCTGGTTCAGGCTTGCCTCTCTCTGGGCGTATACTGCATTGTTGATATACACAACTATGCACGCTGGAATGGCGGGATTATTGGCCAAGGTGGGCCTACAAATGATCAGTTTACCAGTCTTTGGTCACAGTTGGCGCAGAAGTACGCCTCTCAGTCGAAGGTTTGGTTCGGAATCATGAACGAGCCACATGATGTGAATATTAACACATGGGCTACTACTGTTCAAGCTGTTGTCACTGCTATCCGCAATGCCGGCGCTACCTCACAGTTTATTTCCTTGCCAGGAAATGATTGGCAATCTGCTGGAGCGTTTATTTCTGATGGAAGTGCAGCCGCCTTATCTCAGGTCAAGAACCCTGATGGTTCCACAACCAATCTGATTTTCGATCTACATAAGTACCTGGATTCGGATAACTCTGGCACTCACGCTGATTGTGTCACAAACAACGTCAACGATGCTTTCTCACCTGTTGCCACTTGGCTCCGTCAAAACAACCGCCAGGCTATCCTGACTGAGACAGGCGGCGGTAACACTCAATCATGCATTCAATATCTTTGCCAACAGTTCCAATACATAAATCAAAACTCCGATGTCTACCTTGGCTACGTGGGCTGGGGTGCAGGCTCATTCGATAGCACTTATATCCTTACAGAGACCCCGACAGGTAGCGGAAGCTCCTGGACTGATACGTCTCTTGTAAGCTCATGCATTTCCCGGAAATAG
- a CDS encoding short chain dehydrogenase domain-containing protein: MWSDTSIPDLTGKVALVTGGNTGIGLQTVKQLALHGAKVYMGARSESRAKEAIESILSENHTIGQDHIIWLPLDLSKLFNIVEAAQLLSSWEKRLDILINNAGIAADDFTTTTEGFESTIAVNIYSHIGHFVLTTKLLPLLKATASQAGSDVRVVTISSSAERFAPKHNVFATIKDLSDPGTTNPNGYTSRTVIFSRYGASKLANILFTGELQRRLDQEDVKIIALALDPGPVATDGGMGVFPSFLKPVLKLVIKSPEKGALNQLFCATAKEVIDEPKTYKGKFLTAPGKISAGSERSRDNELAQSLWRITEEALKNVGVS, encoded by the exons ATGTGGAGCGATACCTCTATTCCTGATCTTACCGGAAAAGTCGCGCTGGTGACGGGCGGAAA TACTGGAATTGGTCTTCAAACAGTCAAACAGCTGGCATTGCATGGTGCCAAAGTGTATATGGGAGCCAGATCTGAATCTcgagcaaaagaagcaatCGAGAGCATCCTTTCGGAAAACCATACCATTGGTCAAGACCATATAATatggctgccattggattTGTCGAAACTATTCAATATCGTGGAGGCTGCACAGTTGCTGTCATCTTGGGAAAAAAGATTAGATATCTTGA TCAATAATGCCGGCATCGCAGCAGATGATTTCACTACGACCACAGAAGGCTTTGAGTCAACAATTGCTGTCAA CATATATAGTCACATTGGTCATTTTGTACTCACTACGAAACTTTTGCCGCTTCTCAAAGCCACTGCATCTCAAGCTGGCTCTGATGTCCGCGTCGTGACA ATTAGCTCTTCTGCTGAGAGATTTGCACCTAAACATAATGTTTTCGCAACAATCAAAGATCTTAGCGATCCTGGAACGACCAACCCGAACGGTTATACTTCACGAACGGTTATCTTCAGTCGCTATGGTGCTAGTAAATTAGCGAACATTCTTTTTACAGGGGAATTGCAGAGACGACTGGATCAAGAAGACGTTAAAATTATTGCACTGGCACTCGACCCCGGCCCAGTTGCTACCGATGGTGGTATGGGAGTCTTTCCTAGCTTTCTGAAACCGGTCTTAAAATTAGTGATAAAAAGCCCCGAAAAGGGTGCTCTAAATCAACTTTTTTGCGCAACTGCAAAGGAAGTTATAGACGAGCCAAAGACATACAAAGGTAAGTTCTTGACCGCACCGGGGAAGATAAGCGCTGGATCGGAAAGATCGCGCGACAATGAGCTGGCTCAATCTTTGTGGCGGATTACAGAGGAGGCTTTAAAGAATGTTGGAGTATCATAA